A window of the Halichoerus grypus chromosome 2, mHalGry1.hap1.1, whole genome shotgun sequence genome harbors these coding sequences:
- the C2H5orf24 gene encoding UPF0461 protein C5orf24 homolog produces MMHPVASSNPAFCGPGKPSCLNEDAMRAADQFDIYSSQQSKYSHTVSHKPMACQRQDPLNETHLQTTSGRSLEIKDELKKKKNLNRSGKRGRPSGTTKSAGYRTSTGRPLGTTKAAGFKTSPGRPLGTTKAAGYKVSPGRPPGSIKALSRLADLGYGCGTAAFPYPMMHGRAVHGVEETSSEVKPPNE; encoded by the coding sequence ATGATGCATCCTGTTGCCAGCAGTAATCCGGCTTTCTGTGGGCCTGGCAAGCCTTCCTGCCTCAATGAAGATGCGATGAGAGCTGCTGATCAGTTTGACATATATTCCTCCCAGCAAAGCAAATATAGCCACACAGTCAGCCACAAACCAATGGCTTGTCAGAGGCAAGACCCATTAAATGAAACACACTTGCAGACTACAAGTGGCAGAAGTCTAGAGATAAAAGatgaactaaagaaaaagaaaaatctcaaccgATCCGGTAAACGTGGCCGACCTTCAGGAACCACCAAATCCGCAGGATACCGTACCAGCACAGGCCGACCCCTGGGAACCACCAAAGCAGCTGGATTTAAGACAAGTCCAGGCAGACCTTTGGGTACGACCAAAGCTGCGGGATACAAAGTCAGCCCAGGGAGACCTCCAGGTAGCATTAAAGCTCTATCCCGTCTTGCCGATCTTGGTTATGGCTGTGGCACCGCTGCTTTTCCTTACCCTATGATGCATGGCAGAGCAGTTCATGGGGTAGAGGAAACCAGCAGCGAAGTCAAGCCACCCAATGAGTGA